From one Amia ocellicauda isolate fAmiCal2 chromosome 17, fAmiCal2.hap1, whole genome shotgun sequence genomic stretch:
- the ift81 gene encoding intraflagellar transport protein 81 homolog, translating into MSEQIKAIVEHLNKEPFKKNFNLITFDSLEPMQLLQLLNDVLATIDPKQDIDIREEMPDQMARRMFSLLGMLKYKPPGNPSDTSNFRQGLVTGSKPVIHPILHWLLLRINELKKRAYLARFLFKLEVPAEFLQDDVVADTYHQYEELVESFKNYHKECESLKSSGFSTAEIRRDIGSMEEEKDQLIKRVDRLKKRVETVSNHQRMLELARQLRVEKEREESLAHQKQEQKNQLFHADQRLQRSQQQLKDLRQAAADAKPESLMKRLEEEIKFNMYMVSDKLPKELESKRTTVQYLQKVVAEPVMGQAELGELEDKIREMNIQINQLIEKRMMRNDPIDDKHSLFRQQASIISRKKEAKAEELQEAREELASVEKELAHKNSQARDSDGAEVIKGDEFKRYVSKLRSKSTLYKKRRQEVAELRAEYGVLQRTEDILKQRHEALQQQLQSMEAKKGISGYSNTQEELERVSSIKSELDEMKGRTLDDMSGMVKKLNSVIAEKKAALAPVIKELRPLRQKCQELTQEYEEKKAQYDSCAAGLESNRSKLEQEVRGLREQNTEEESRYHYINCMRQVIEMQMQRAADEMRAYVSPDPQERRKAVREQYTKNITEQESLGKKLREKQKAVRESHGPNMKQVKMWRDLEQLLECKKQCHLRAQSQASIGHVIQEGGEDRLVL; encoded by the exons ATGAGCGAGCAGATCAAAGCTATAGTAGAGCACCTCAATAAGGAGCCCTTCAAGAAAAACTTCAACCTCATAACGTTTGACTCCCTGGAGCCCATGCAGCTGCTGCAGCTTCTCAACGATGTTCTAGCAACTATCGACCCCAAG CAAGACATTGATATTCGAGAGGAAATGCCAGATCAGATGGCAAGGCGAATGTTTTCCCTGCTGGGAATGCTGAAGTACAAACCTCCCGGTAATCCATCAGACAC AAGCAATTTCCGTCAAGGTCTGGTGACTGGCAGCAAACCTGTCATTCACCCCATCCTGCACTGGCTGCTGCTGAGGATCAATGAACTGAAGAAAAGAGCTTACCTGGCCCGTTTCCTCTTTAAGCTGGAGGTGCCTGCCGAGTTTCTGCAGGACGATGTCGTTGCAGACACATATCATCAG TATGAAGAGCTAGTGGAGAGCTTCAAGAACTATCACAAGGAATGTGAATCGCTGAAGAGCTCTGGCTTCTCCACAGCAGAAATCAGAcgg GACATTGGTTCCATGGAAGAAGAAAAGGATCAACTGATCAAGAGAGTGGATCGCCTGAAGAAAAGG GTGGAGACGGTGTCCAATCACCAGCGCATGCTTGAGCTGGCCAGGCAGCTGCGggtggagaaggagagggaggagtCACTGGCCCACCAGAAGCAAGAGCAGAAGAACCAG CTGTTTCACGCTGATCAAAGGCTACAGAGATCCCAACAGCAACTTAAGGACCTGCGACAGGCAGCGGCAGATGCAAAGCCGGAGA GCTTGATGAAGAGACTGGAGGAGGAGATCAAGTTCAACATGTACATGGTTTCCGACAAACTGCCCAAGGAGCTGGAGAGCAAGCGGACGACGGTGCAATACTTGCAGAAAGTGGTCGCCGAACCTGTTATGGGACAGGCGGAGCTGGGCGAGCTGGAGGACAAG ATTCGTGAAATGAACATTCAGATTAATCAGCTGATTGAGAAGAGGATGATGCGAAATGACCCGATAGATGACAAACACTCTCTATTCAGACAACAG GCCTCCATCATCTCACGCAAGAAGGAGGCCAAGGCGGAGGAGCTGCAGGAGGCCCGGGAGGAGCTGGCCAGTGTGGAGAAGGAGCTGGCACACAAAAACAGCCAGGCCCGCGACAGTGATGGCGCCGAGGTCATCAAGGGTGATGAG TTCAAGAGGTATGTGAGTAAACTGCGCAGCAAGAGCACGCTGTACAAGAAGAGGAGGCAGGAGGTAGCGGAGCTCCGGGCGGAGTATGGCGTCCTGCAGAGGACTGAGGACATCCTGAAACAGCGCCACGAAGCCCTACAGCAGCAGCTG CAATCCATGGAAGCCAAGAAGGGCATCTCTGGGTACAGCAACACACAGGAGGAGCTGGAGAGGGTGTCGTCTATCAAGAGCGAGCTGGACGAGATGAAGGGCCGTACGCTGGACGATATGTCTGGGATG GTAAAGAAATTGAATTCTGTGATAGCAGAGAAGAAGGCTGCCCTTGCTCCTGTCATTAAGGAGCTGCGGCCCCTGAGACAGAAATGCCAG GAACTAACTCAGGAGTACGAAGAAAAGAAAGCTCAATATGACAGCTGCGCTGCCGGCCTGGAGAGTAACCGATCCAAGCTGGAGCAG GAGGTGCGAGGCCTCAGAGAGCAGAACACAGAAGAGGAAAGCAGATACCATTACATCAACTGCATGAGACAG GTCATTGAAATGCAAATGCAGAGAGCAGCGGATGAAATGCGGGCCTATGTGTCTCCAGATCCGCAGGAAAGGCGAAAGGCTGTGAG GGAGCAGTacaccaagaatatcaccgagcaggaAAGTCTGGGCAAG AAGCTGCGTGAGAAACAGAAGGCAGTACGAGAGAGCCACGGCCCCAACATGAAGCAGGTGAAGATGTGGCGGGACTTGGAGCAGCTGCTGGAGTGCAAGAAGCAGTGCCACCTGAGAGCACAGAGCCAGGCCTCCATTGGACACGTCATCCAGGAGGGGGGCGAGGACAGGCTAGTCCTCTGA